A window of the Manduca sexta isolate Smith_Timp_Sample1 unplaced genomic scaffold, JHU_Msex_v1.0 HiC_scaffold_125, whole genome shotgun sequence genome harbors these coding sequences:
- the LOC119191244 gene encoding LOW QUALITY PROTEIN: acetyl-coenzyme A synthetase-like (The sequence of the model RefSeq protein was modified relative to this genomic sequence to represent the inferred CDS: inserted 1 base in 1 codon) — MSDIYHPSDYVVENSHIPSMEKYKDLYKKSLNDPEKFWSDIVQEFYWNVAPKEGNFLTYNFDVRKGKIFVNCLDGSETNVCFNLLDRNVRNGNGDKVAFYWEGNHPDDYSRITYKKLLDLVCQFSNGLRDCGLTKGDRVTIYMPMILETVVCMLACARMGIIHSVVFAGFSADSLAERIADCQSKVIVTVDGTWRGEKLLVLKNTCDEALDKAKLKYEHNVDMCLVVAHLQRVTPCGPIPRDTRQLVNWNDERDVWWHDLVDGQSNICAPEWMRAEDPLFMLYTSGSTGKPKGVLHTTAGYMLYAATTFRYVFDYGEKDIYWCTADIGWITGHTYVVYAPLANGATSVMFEGTPFYPDNDRYWSIIEKYTVTQFYTAPTALRALMRFGDEHVYKHDLKTLRVLGSVGEPINPEAWLWYYHTVGGDRCSIVDTFWQTETGGHVLTSLPGATPMKPGAAGFPFFGVEPKILSEEGRVIEGPGEGYLVFARPWPGIMRTLYGDHNRFEKVYFSKFPGYYCTGDGAKRDKDGFLWVTGRIDDMLNVSGHLMSTAEVESVLTEDPKISEAAVVAQPHEVKGESLYCYVVLNEGAVATTELTDSLRIRVRQRIGAFAAPDVIHYTPGLPKTRSGKIMRRIXRKIAVGESDIGDTSTLAEPSVIDDLINTKP; from the exons ATGTCGGACATTTATCACCCGTCCGACTATGTGGTCGAAAATTCCCATATACCGTCGATGGAAAAGTATAAAGACTTATATAAGAAGTCACTTAATGATCCGGAAAAGTTTTGGTCAGATATAGTCCAGGAATTTTACTGGAATGTTGCGCCTAAAGAAGGAAATTTTTTGACGTACAACTTTGATGTGAGGAAAGGAAAGATTTTCGTCAATTGTTTGGATGGCTCCGAGACAAACGTTTGCTTCAACCTGCTGGACCGTAACGTGAGGAACGGCAACGGAGACAAAGTGGCGTTCTACTG GGAAGGCAACCATCCCGATGACTACAGCCGCATCACctacaaaaagttactggaccttGTGTGCCAGTTCTCCAATGGACTCCGAGACTGCGGCCTCACCAAGGGCGACAGGGTCACCATCTACATGCCTATGATTCTCGAGACCGTCGTCTGCATGCTCGCTTGCGCTAGGATGGGCATTATACATTCTGTTGTG TTCGCAGGATTTTCGGCTGACTCTTTAGCCGAGCGCATAGCCGATTGCCAGTCCAAGGTCATTGTCACTGTCGACGGCACATGGCGTGGTGAGAAGCTGCTGGTGTTGAAGAATACCTGCGATGAAGCTCTCGACAAGGCCAAACTGAAATACGAGCATAACGTGGATATGTGTCTGGTGGTCGCACATCTCCAGAGAGTCACCCCTTGCGGCCCGATCCCTCGTGACACCAGGCAGCTGGTAAAT TGGAACGACGAGAGAGACGTGTGGTGGCATGATCTCGTCGACGGCCAGTCTAACATTTGCGCTCCAGAATGGATGCGAGCTGAAGATCCGCTGTTCATGCTTTACACAAG TGGTTCCACCGGGAAGCCTAAGGGCGTGCTGCACACCACCGCGGGATACATGCTATACGCCGCTACCACATTCCGCTATGTCTTTGATTATGGCGAGAAAGATATTTACTGGTGCACTGCTGACATAGGTTGGATTACTGGCCACACGTACGTGGTATACGCGCCCCTCGCCAACGGCGCTACCAGCGTGATG TTCGAAGGCACCCCGTTCTACCCGGACAATGACCGCTACTGGTCCATCATCGAGAAATACACAGTGACACAGTTCTACACTGCGCCTACCGCTCTGCGCGCCCTCATGCGATTCGGCGATGAACATGTCTACAA ACATGATTTGAAAACACTGCGCGTATTGGGGAGCGTTGGCGAGCCTATCAACCCCGAGGCTTGGCTCTGGTACTACCACACCGTCGGCGGCGACCGCTGCTCCATTGTCGACACCTTCTGGCAGACCGAGACAGGCGGCCACGTGCTGACCAGCCTCCCCGGCGCCACACCAATGAAGCCAGGTGCCGCT GGATTCCCATTCTTCGGAGTGGAGCCAAAGATTCTGAGCGAGGAAGGGAGGGTGATTGAGGGCCCCGGTGAAGGCTATCTAGTATTCGCGCGCCCCTGGCCCGGCATCATGAGGACGCTGTATGGAGACCACAACCGTTTCGAGAAGGTGTATTTCAGCAAGTTCCCTGGATATTACTGCACCGGTGATG GTGCCAAGCGCGACAAGGACGGTTTCTTGTGGGTGACTGGCCGCATCGATGACATGCTGAACGTGTCCGGCCACTTGATGTCAACTGCCGAAGTGGAGAGCGTTCTCACCGAGGACCCCAAGATCTCCGAAGCCGCGGTCGTCGCCCAGCCGCATGAGGTGAAAGGCGAATCGCTGTACTGCTACGTGGTGCTGAACGAGGGCGCCGTGGCGACCACTGAGCTCACCGATTCACTCAGGATCAGGGTGCGGCAGAGGATCGGGGCGTTCGCTGCCCCCGACGTGATCCACTACACGCCCGGGCTGCCCAAGACCCGCTCCGGCAAGATCATGCGGCGGA CGAGGAAGATCGCCGTGGGCGAGAGTGATATCGGAGACACGTCCACCCTGGCCGAGCCGTCGGTCATTGATGACCTCATCAATACCAAACCTTAA